A region from the Kineothrix sp. IPX-CK genome encodes:
- a CDS encoding LacI family DNA-binding transcriptional regulator — MATIRDIARVTGVSCTTVSNVIHGKDNRVSADTIEKINTAIKELGYIPNMSARSLVSNSSKVIGFVNHVITRKDSNFMEDPFHSASIGAIEQALRENGYYLMLRTIETSEELLAFLRNWNVDGLFFTGIFKDHFFDVLSNLHIPIVLIDSYTNQNTLCNVGLEDFKGSYNITKYLTGHGHRRIAFASPDIKDGGVLQERFLGYKAALTEANIPFDKSLVFVQEMDIASCRLVSEDICRHPDITAVVATADVMAAGIMTGLREQGRRIPDDISIVGFDDISLCQMVTPPLTTVHQDINLKGRLAVNMMLQLLEGNKAEEDHLILPTSLALRESVRSLLT; from the coding sequence ATGGCTACAATAAGAGACATTGCCCGCGTTACCGGGGTGAGCTGCACCACCGTTTCCAATGTGATACACGGCAAGGATAACCGGGTATCCGCGGACACTATAGAAAAAATCAATACCGCAATTAAGGAACTGGGATATATTCCCAATATGTCGGCGCGTTCCCTCGTGTCTAACTCCTCCAAGGTGATAGGCTTCGTGAATCACGTCATCACCCGCAAGGATTCCAATTTTATGGAAGACCCTTTTCATTCCGCTTCTATCGGCGCCATTGAACAAGCGCTTAGAGAAAACGGATATTATTTAATGCTGCGCACCATCGAGACCTCCGAGGAGCTGTTGGCATTTTTGCGCAACTGGAATGTGGATGGGTTGTTTTTTACCGGTATATTCAAGGATCATTTCTTCGACGTGCTGTCGAACCTCCACATTCCCATCGTCCTTATCGACAGCTATACGAACCAGAATACCTTATGCAACGTAGGTCTTGAGGACTTCAAGGGCAGTTATAACATTACCAAATATTTGACCGGGCACGGTCATAGAAGAATTGCCTTCGCTTCTCCCGATATCAAGGACGGCGGAGTTCTTCAGGAGCGTTTTCTCGGTTATAAAGCTGCCTTGACCGAGGCGAATATTCCCTTCGACAAGTCTCTTGTCTTCGTTCAGGAAATGGATATTGCCTCCTGCCGCTTAGTGAGCGAGGATATTTGCCGTCATCCGGATATTACTGCCGTAGTCGCCACTGCCGACGTTATGGCTGCCGGGATTATGACCGGCCTGCGAGAGCAGGGCAGACGGATTCCCGATGACATTTCTATCGTAGGCTTCGACGACATCAGTCTATGCCAAATGGTAACGCCGCCCCTCACTACGGTCCATCAGGACATCAATTTGAAAGGCCGCCTTGCCGTAAATATGATGCTTCAGCTCTTAGAAGGAAATAAGGCAGAAGAGGACCACCTCATCCTGCCCACCTCATTAGCCTTACGCGAAAGCGTACGTTCTCTGCTCACATAG
- the pgmB gene encoding beta-phosphoglucomutase, with protein MVIHMIKGVIFDLDGVLVSTDELHYKAWKRLAKEIGISDFKREDNEKQRGVSRMESLQIVLDKGNKSYTEEEKEEFAERKNNYYKEMLKELDGSAVLPGALETVKLLKEKGIMTAVGSASKNAPDILEKIGLLTYMDKISSGLDTTRSKPDPEVFLVAADKLGLPPQDCLVIEDSAAGVQAAKAAGMKALGVGPYYFSLGADYEAENLAVSINWESILNEV; from the coding sequence ATGGTTATTCATATGATTAAAGGCGTTATTTTTGATTTGGACGGAGTGCTTGTATCCACGGATGAACTGCATTATAAGGCATGGAAAAGGTTAGCAAAGGAAATCGGTATCTCCGATTTTAAAAGAGAGGATAACGAGAAACAGCGGGGAGTAAGCAGAATGGAATCCTTGCAGATCGTTCTCGATAAAGGAAATAAAAGCTATACGGAAGAGGAGAAGGAGGAATTTGCTGAGCGTAAGAATAATTATTATAAGGAAATGCTTAAGGAACTGGACGGCAGCGCTGTTTTGCCGGGGGCGCTTGAGACCGTTAAGCTATTAAAGGAAAAAGGAATCATGACCGCGGTAGGCTCAGCGAGCAAGAATGCGCCTGACATTCTGGAAAAAATAGGATTGCTGACTTATATGGATAAGATAAGCAGCGGCCTGGATACCACCCGCTCCAAACCGGATCCTGAGGTGTTTCTCGTAGCGGCGGATAAGCTGGGACTTCCTCCGCAGGATTGTCTCGTGATAGAGGATTCTGCAGCGGGCGTTCAGGCGGCGAAGGCGGCAGGTATGAAGGCACTTGGCGTAGGGCCGTATTACTTTAGTCTGGGGGCGGATTATGAGGCTGAGAATCTGGCGGTTTCCATTAACTGGGAGAGTATACTTAACGAAGTGTGA
- a CDS encoding glycosyl hydrolase family 28 protein, producing MKNKKRVWAVMQIVIGMVFAVGILGTAMDIGLKKKESTEEKILKESALVLYEGPKSLKDASEEDLKNTSEKGRDMALMHCTDTKVRINGYECYVYDTNVNHTRQWVANYLPPLSRTPVACFDFEGAAKIEIEVPGREIDSVKVSPLSAGIEAQIDKEAHTVSFLVTKPDNYTVTFNDAPERAVHIFAGSIETDKPDINDEKVIYIGPGEWNIESIMPEDGQTIYLAGGAVVHGVINANYGKDITVMGRGIIDCSDLGGWKGAEAYIPLKFDHCSNIKIKDVIVLNPNAWVCQAFDSESGEIDGVKIISARPNGDGISLQSCKDYTVSNCFIRSWDDSLVVKNYDGNTENIRFENIQLWTDLAQSMEIGYETNKGQMENATIKNVTFQNITVLNNFHKPVISIHNADDALVTGVIFEDIVVENAQMGSGDGDEMPYLIDMHIAQSDNWSSTKARGTIEDVIINNVTVLSGKECPSRIKGYDEEHKIKNVRISNVEVLGKKIRSFEQGGFQIDEATTENISISEGE from the coding sequence ATGAAGAATAAAAAACGGGTTTGGGCGGTTATGCAGATAGTTATTGGCATGGTGTTTGCGGTTGGAATTTTGGGGACGGCTATGGATATCGGACTTAAGAAGAAGGAGAGTACGGAGGAGAAAATATTGAAAGAATCTGCTTTGGTTTTGTATGAGGGGCCTAAATCCTTAAAGGACGCTTCGGAAGAAGATTTGAAGAATACCTCGGAGAAAGGACGGGATATGGCGCTTATGCACTGTACGGATACGAAGGTGCGTATAAACGGGTATGAGTGTTATGTATATGACACTAATGTCAATCATACGAGACAGTGGGTGGCGAACTATCTGCCGCCCTTGTCCAGGACGCCGGTGGCTTGTTTCGATTTCGAAGGCGCAGCGAAGATAGAAATCGAGGTACCGGGGCGAGAAATTGATTCTGTTAAGGTCAGTCCGCTTTCTGCCGGGATAGAGGCCCAAATCGATAAAGAGGCGCATACGGTAAGTTTCTTGGTGACGAAGCCGGATAATTATACGGTTACTTTCAACGATGCGCCGGAACGTGCGGTACATATATTTGCAGGAAGCATAGAAACGGATAAGCCGGATATTAACGATGAAAAGGTCATCTATATAGGTCCCGGCGAATGGAATATAGAATCTATCATGCCGGAGGACGGACAGACAATTTATCTGGCCGGCGGCGCGGTAGTACATGGAGTGATAAACGCTAACTATGGGAAAGATATCACGGTTATGGGAAGGGGTATTATCGACTGCTCCGACCTGGGCGGCTGGAAGGGAGCAGAAGCGTATATTCCGCTGAAATTCGACCATTGCAGCAATATTAAGATTAAGGATGTTATCGTCTTAAATCCTAACGCATGGGTATGTCAGGCATTTGATTCCGAAAGCGGAGAAATTGACGGAGTGAAAATTATCTCTGCGAGGCCCAACGGCGACGGGATCAGCCTGCAATCATGCAAGGATTATACCGTATCCAACTGCTTCATACGTTCGTGGGATGATTCCCTCGTAGTGAAAAATTACGATGGAAATACCGAAAATATCCGATTTGAAAATATACAGCTGTGGACCGATCTGGCGCAGTCCATGGAGATTGGATACGAAACCAACAAGGGGCAGATGGAAAATGCAACGATAAAAAATGTGACATTTCAAAATATCACGGTTCTGAACAATTTCCATAAGCCTGTAATATCCATCCACAATGCCGATGATGCGCTGGTGACGGGAGTGATTTTTGAAGACATCGTAGTGGAGAATGCCCAGATGGGAAGCGGGGATGGTGACGAGATGCCTTACTTGATCGATATGCATATTGCTCAGAGCGATAACTGGTCCAGTACCAAGGCAAGGGGGACCATTGAGGATGTAATCATAAATAATGTGACAGTGTTGTCAGGAAAAGAATGCCCTTCCAGGATCAAAGGCTATGATGAGGAGCATAAAATCAAAAATGTCCGGATTTCCAATGTGGAAGTTCTCGGTAAGAAGATTAGGAGTTTTGAGCAGGGCGGTTTCCAGATAGATGAAGCGACAACAGAAAATATAAGTATATCAGAGGGAGAATGA
- a CDS encoding discoidin domain-containing protein, which produces MKKGGIIVLALMLVSWAALFIYDMRIGEGEEVKMPEANVTVVEAPEQSTPMEHEAFIKEEYVSQVPEGDNLALEGKIDASSFADVYVPKKAIDGKTAGPSYWEGEGNNYPNILTLELSQPASIHGIRVSLCPQKIWGKRTQEFAVRISGDGVNYEELFPLQAYDFDPDRGNEAIINFEETDAKYIELEFTSNTGGAGAQVAEFEVYGSYR; this is translated from the coding sequence ATGAAAAAAGGAGGAATCATAGTACTTGCCCTTATGTTGGTATCGTGGGCAGCTCTTTTCATTTACGATATGCGTATCGGTGAAGGAGAGGAAGTGAAGATGCCTGAGGCAAACGTAACGGTAGTAGAAGCCCCTGAACAATCAACCCCTATGGAGCATGAAGCTTTTATAAAGGAGGAATATGTTTCGCAGGTGCCGGAGGGAGATAACCTCGCATTGGAGGGTAAGATAGATGCAAGCAGCTTTGCGGACGTCTACGTACCGAAGAAGGCCATTGACGGCAAGACGGCCGGCCCCTCCTATTGGGAAGGGGAAGGGAATAACTACCCCAATATCCTCACTTTGGAGTTATCTCAGCCAGCCAGCATCCATGGCATAAGGGTAAGCCTGTGCCCGCAGAAAATATGGGGAAAGCGCACGCAGGAATTCGCAGTGAGAATAAGCGGGGACGGAGTGAACTACGAAGAGCTGTTTCCTCTTCAGGCTTACGACTTCGACCCTGACAGGGGAAATGAGGCAATAATTAATTTTGAAGAGACGGATGCGAAGTACATAGAACTGGAATTTACTTCCAATACAGGGGGTGCAGGGGCACAGGTGGCGGAATTTGAGGTATATGGATCGTATCGGTGA
- a CDS encoding SulP family inorganic anion transporter yields MLIKNYTEQIKNEFKGYNGKFLMQDLMAGLTVAAVALPLALAFGVSSGSTAAAGLVTAIVAGLVIGAFSGGFYQISGPTGAMAAILISIIAKYGIQGVFIAAFISGILLVLCGVFHIGRLTSLIPAPVITGFTSGISVIIALGQIDNFFGVTSKGTGTVSKLLSYGHLGFPIHMESALLGLLVILFMVFFPRKWNAVVPASFLSIILATVLSIALHMDVATVGTIPKTLFLETRFTPSSLNIENIKGLFGPAVSIAMLGMIESLLCGASAGKMANLRLNSDQELVAQGIGNMIIPFFGGIPATAAIARTSVALKSGARTRLTGIFHALGLLAFMLVLGPVMAKIPLPALAGVLMVTAFRMNDWEEIKYIIAHRFKGASMKYTVTMGATIIFDLTTAIMIGIITALILLVNRLSNIEINYEKVDMNRIHNTDATLAKRYENAIVAYLTGSVLFANTQHIEEMENHAEDYNMVLLSMRGVSYMDISGAIAFMHVLSSLQNQGKKIILCGVPNKTMTMLHRSGIYEMVGEENFYWSVERALLHN; encoded by the coding sequence ATGCTAATTAAAAATTACACGGAACAAATAAAAAATGAATTCAAAGGTTACAACGGAAAATTTCTCATGCAGGACTTGATGGCCGGTTTGACTGTTGCGGCCGTGGCTCTTCCTCTCGCTCTCGCTTTCGGTGTCAGCAGCGGGTCCACTGCGGCCGCCGGATTGGTAACCGCTATCGTTGCCGGTTTAGTCATAGGCGCTTTTTCCGGCGGCTTCTATCAAATATCGGGACCTACCGGGGCTATGGCCGCCATATTGATATCCATCATTGCCAAATACGGCATACAAGGAGTCTTTATCGCCGCCTTTATTTCCGGCATCCTCCTCGTTCTCTGCGGAGTCTTTCATATAGGCAGGCTGACCAGTCTGATCCCTGCTCCCGTCATTACCGGATTCACCTCGGGAATCTCGGTGATCATCGCCCTCGGACAAATCGATAATTTCTTCGGTGTAACTTCCAAAGGTACGGGTACGGTTTCAAAACTGCTAAGCTATGGCCATCTGGGCTTCCCCATTCATATGGAGTCCGCCCTTCTAGGGCTTCTTGTCATTCTGTTCATGGTATTCTTTCCCAGGAAATGGAATGCTGTAGTTCCGGCTTCCTTCCTTAGCATCATACTCGCTACCGTCCTGTCTATCGCACTTCACATGGATGTGGCGACAGTGGGAACTATTCCCAAGACACTTTTTCTGGAAACCCGCTTTACCCCGAGCTCCCTGAACATAGAAAATATCAAAGGTCTGTTCGGCCCCGCCGTAAGCATTGCCATGCTGGGCATGATCGAAAGTCTTCTCTGCGGCGCAAGCGCAGGCAAAATGGCTAATTTACGCTTAAACAGCGATCAGGAGCTGGTGGCGCAGGGCATAGGCAATATGATCATTCCCTTTTTCGGCGGCATCCCCGCCACCGCTGCAATCGCCCGGACCAGTGTCGCCTTGAAATCAGGTGCGCGCACTCGCCTTACCGGAATCTTTCATGCGTTAGGACTTCTCGCCTTCATGCTCGTGCTCGGTCCCGTCATGGCTAAGATACCTTTGCCGGCTCTCGCAGGTGTGCTTATGGTCACCGCTTTTCGCATGAATGACTGGGAAGAAATCAAATACATTATTGCACATAGATTTAAGGGCGCTTCTATGAAATATACGGTTACCATGGGAGCTACTATCATCTTCGACCTTACTACCGCTATTATGATAGGCATTATTACCGCTCTGATCCTCCTGGTAAACCGCCTTTCCAATATAGAAATCAATTACGAGAAAGTGGATATGAACCGCATCCACAACACCGACGCCACACTCGCCAAAAGATATGAGAATGCCATCGTGGCTTATCTTACCGGCTCTGTGCTCTTCGCCAACACTCAGCATATCGAGGAGATGGAAAACCATGCGGAGGATTACAATATGGTCCTCCTGTCCATGAGGGGCGTTTCCTATATGGATATTTCTGGAGCCATCGCCTTTATGCATGTACTGTCATCCCTGCAAAATCAAGGGAAGAAAATCATCCTATGCGGCGTTCCCAATAAAACCATGACCATGCTCCACCGTTCGGGTATTTATGAAATGGTGGGCGAAGAAAACTTTTATTGGAGCGTGGAACGTGCACTTTTACATAACTAA
- a CDS encoding LysR family transcriptional regulator: protein MNTQFFSYAIEIERTGSITKAAHNLFMAQPNLSKAIKELEKQLGYEIFERTQTGIVPTEKGRNFLVHAKSIMEHLGELEALGLEERADSQRFRISIPRGSYIAEGFTEFVAQLDTGQGMEITIQETNSMQAISNVAYEKFDLGIIRYQSIYENYFLDFVRSNGLSYELVWEFEYLALMSKEHPLAAAASVRAEDLFHHIELSHADLVIPYVDRRSVEPQEQTKAGKHIYVYDRGCQFDLLTRVTTTYMWVSPLPEVYLDQYGLVQRKCAIPNNSYKDVLIYRNEYEFSELDEKFKERLYCARDEVAYKQHQ from the coding sequence ATGAATACACAATTTTTCAGTTATGCTATAGAAATAGAAAGAACCGGTTCCATTACCAAGGCGGCGCATAACCTTTTTATGGCTCAGCCCAACCTTTCCAAGGCGATAAAAGAGTTGGAAAAACAGTTGGGGTACGAGATATTCGAGCGCACGCAGACGGGAATCGTACCTACTGAGAAGGGGCGCAATTTCCTCGTTCATGCGAAAAGCATTATGGAGCATTTGGGGGAACTGGAGGCATTAGGCTTAGAGGAGAGGGCGGATAGCCAGAGGTTTCGCATATCCATACCCAGAGGGAGCTATATTGCCGAGGGTTTTACGGAATTCGTAGCACAGCTGGATACCGGGCAGGGAATGGAGATTACCATTCAGGAGACCAATTCCATGCAGGCGATCAGCAACGTCGCCTATGAGAAATTTGATCTGGGAATCATACGTTATCAGAGCATTTATGAAAATTACTTCCTGGATTTCGTAAGGAGCAACGGACTGAGTTATGAGCTCGTGTGGGAGTTTGAATATTTGGCGCTGATGTCAAAAGAGCATCCTCTGGCAGCGGCGGCATCTGTGAGGGCTGAGGACTTATTCCATCATATCGAGCTGTCCCATGCGGATCTGGTCATTCCTTATGTGGATAGAAGAAGTGTGGAGCCGCAGGAGCAGACGAAGGCCGGAAAGCACATTTATGTCTATGACAGAGGATGCCAGTTCGATCTGCTGACAAGGGTCACCACCACTTATATGTGGGTGTCGCCTCTTCCTGAAGTATATTTGGATCAGTATGGGCTGGTGCAGAGAAAATGTGCGATTCCAAATAACAGCTACAAGGACGTTCTTATATATAGAAATGAATACGAATTCAGTGAGCTGGATGAGAAATTTAAGGAAAGGTTATACTGCGCCAGAGACGAGGTAGCATATAAACAACATCAATAG
- a CDS encoding formate/nitrite transporter family protein yields MQENLYTPKEILQKYIKLCINKVSYPVWKVLLMGAVAGAFISIGAAASSVSMYGIESTGVARTVGGAVFPIGLMLIVLIGGELFTGNCLVIFGILDKKYPWTTMAKNLTLVFVSNLVGAVLMAFLVTYSGQFEFSHGALGAYVIKVALAKATINPITAFISGILCNIVVCAAVFMAAGAKDLAGKIWAIFFPIFVFVICGFEHCVANMYYISAGILALANKNYAAKAMELYGYTETQLSALNWGNMFVVNLLPVTIGNILGGSLFFAVPIYLAYREKAHNEQEVSDNARIPLKDAEIIRS; encoded by the coding sequence ATGCAGGAAAATTTATATACTCCGAAGGAGATATTACAAAAATATATAAAGCTATGTATTAATAAGGTTTCTTATCCGGTTTGGAAGGTACTCCTTATGGGAGCGGTAGCGGGTGCGTTCATCAGTATCGGGGCGGCGGCCAGCAGCGTTTCCATGTATGGAATAGAGAGCACAGGAGTTGCCAGAACAGTAGGCGGAGCGGTGTTCCCCATCGGCCTCATGCTCATTGTCTTAATCGGCGGAGAATTGTTTACCGGCAACTGCCTCGTCATTTTTGGAATATTAGATAAGAAATATCCGTGGACCACGATGGCCAAAAACCTTACGCTTGTGTTTGTCAGTAACTTAGTGGGGGCTGTTCTCATGGCGTTTCTCGTTACATATAGCGGCCAGTTCGAGTTTTCGCACGGTGCGCTGGGCGCATATGTGATAAAAGTGGCTCTTGCCAAAGCGACGATTAACCCTATTACGGCATTCATTTCCGGCATCCTTTGCAACATCGTCGTCTGCGCTGCCGTATTTATGGCGGCGGGAGCGAAAGACTTAGCAGGTAAGATTTGGGCAATTTTCTTCCCTATTTTCGTATTCGTCATTTGCGGCTTCGAGCATTGCGTTGCCAATATGTATTATATTTCCGCAGGTATTCTCGCACTGGCAAATAAAAATTATGCAGCAAAGGCTATGGAGCTGTACGGCTATACCGAAACACAGCTTTCAGCGCTTAACTGGGGCAATATGTTTGTAGTTAATCTGCTTCCCGTAACGATCGGTAATATCTTGGGCGGCTCGCTGTTCTTCGCAGTTCCGATATATCTGGCATACAGGGAAAAGGCACATAACGAGCAGGAGGTTTCCGACAATGCCCGCATTCCTTTAAAAGACGCAGAAATTATACGAAGCTGA
- a CDS encoding ferredoxin — protein MIAELDRSGCISCGLCTSICPEVFRMADDGIAEVYVEDVPAELEANAIEAQDGCPVSVIRVE, from the coding sequence ATGATAGCTGAGTTAGATAGAAGCGGATGTATTTCCTGCGGATTATGCACCAGTATTTGCCCTGAAGTTTTTCGGATGGCTGACGATGGCATTGCAGAAGTATATGTAGAGGATGTACCGGCAGAATTAGAAGCAAACGCTATTGAGGCGCAGGATGGATGTCCGGTTTCAGTCATTAGAGTGGAATAA
- a CDS encoding cupin domain-containing protein — protein sequence MSIPYLKNIDHEKVLDLCTLVEYSEGQVVSRTLAQNSAVSITLFAFDEGEEISSHSSTGDAMLSVLDGTAKITIGGEVYSLDSGETIVMPAGIPHAVAADKKFKMQLTVVFPQE from the coding sequence ATGAGCATACCTTATTTGAAAAATATAGATCATGAAAAAGTACTGGATCTTTGCACCTTGGTGGAATACTCCGAAGGGCAGGTCGTAAGCCGCACTTTAGCACAAAATTCTGCAGTGAGCATTACCTTGTTCGCCTTCGACGAGGGGGAGGAAATCAGTTCCCACTCATCTACCGGAGATGCGATGCTGAGCGTATTGGACGGAACGGCAAAAATCACTATCGGAGGAGAAGTATATTCCTTGGATTCAGGAGAAACCATCGTGATGCCGGCAGGAATTCCTCATGCGGTGGCAGCGGATAAGAAATTTAAGATGCAGCTTACAGTAGTATTCCCGCAAGAATAA
- a CDS encoding DUF438 domain-containing protein — MSAEINNREFRQQVLKELISELHDGKSVDDVKEKFAEVFGNVSAEEIAQAEQALIANGLPVTEVQRLCDVHASVFKGSIEDIHRAPVSSELPGHPADTLKRENSAIEKEIDEVRTQLALLPDSDAKDKVRAGLKRLTEIDRHYLKKENLFFPYMEQYGITAPPKVMWGVDDEIRAQLKAVLAKLASEELSSLAEEIEAFLDKAGEMIFKEENIMLPMLLENLTQDEWKTIADESEELGYCLIDSVPAWTPSAGKASEAAAQEQPGIAGAIHLPTGVLKVEELSRMLDTLPIDITFVGKDDTVRYFSQGAERVFPRTKAIIGRKVSNCHPPASVHIVEKLVEDFKAGRKDHEDFWINMGEKFILIRYFAVRDEAGEYLGVLEVTQNIRPLQAIEGEKRLVSENNNE, encoded by the coding sequence ATGAGTGCAGAAATTAACAACAGAGAATTTCGCCAGCAGGTTTTGAAAGAATTGATTTCTGAGCTTCACGACGGTAAGAGCGTGGATGATGTAAAAGAGAAATTCGCCGAAGTATTCGGTAACGTGTCGGCGGAAGAAATAGCTCAGGCGGAACAGGCCTTGATTGCAAACGGTCTTCCCGTTACAGAAGTGCAGCGTCTTTGCGACGTTCACGCTTCAGTGTTCAAAGGCTCCATCGAAGATATCCATCGTGCTCCTGTTTCCTCAGAGCTTCCGGGGCATCCGGCAGACACACTCAAACGGGAAAATAGTGCTATCGAGAAAGAAATCGATGAGGTCCGTACACAGCTTGCTCTGCTTCCCGATTCGGATGCAAAAGACAAGGTAAGAGCGGGTTTAAAAAGACTTACTGAAATTGACCGGCATTATCTAAAAAAAGAAAATCTCTTCTTTCCTTATATGGAACAATATGGAATCACGGCTCCTCCTAAGGTTATGTGGGGTGTAGATGATGAAATCCGCGCTCAGCTGAAAGCAGTATTAGCGAAGCTTGCCAGCGAAGAGCTTTCTTCTCTGGCTGAGGAAATAGAAGCATTCCTGGATAAAGCCGGAGAGATGATTTTTAAAGAAGAAAATATCATGCTCCCCATGCTGTTGGAAAACCTGACGCAGGATGAATGGAAGACCATAGCGGATGAAAGTGAAGAGCTGGGCTATTGTCTCATCGATAGTGTTCCCGCATGGACCCCTTCTGCTGGCAAGGCTTCTGAGGCCGCAGCACAGGAGCAGCCTGGTATAGCCGGTGCGATCCATCTTCCCACCGGTGTGCTGAAGGTGGAAGAGCTGAGCCGAATGCTGGATACCCTGCCCATCGACATTACTTTTGTCGGCAAGGATGATACTGTCAGATACTTTTCCCAAGGCGCAGAAAGGGTATTCCCTCGTACAAAGGCCATTATCGGGCGGAAGGTATCCAACTGCCATCCTCCTGCAAGTGTCCACATCGTAGAGAAACTGGTTGAGGACTTCAAGGCTGGAAGGAAGGATCATGAAGATTTCTGGATCAACATGGGCGAAAAATTCATTCTGATACGCTATTTTGCCGTAAGGGATGAAGCCGGAGAATATCTTGGTGTCCTGGAGGTAACACAGAATATCCGTCCGCTTCAGGCAATCGAAGGAGAAAAGAGATTGGTCTCAGAGAACAATAATGAGTGA
- a CDS encoding DUF1858 domain-containing protein, protein MSNKIIDFNLTVYELCTADPGIIPILAKAGFTDITKPGMLATAGRFMTIPKGAAFKKLDLENIKLIFEKHGYTVKEEKK, encoded by the coding sequence ATGTCAAATAAAATTATCGACTTCAATTTAACTGTTTATGAATTATGCACCGCAGATCCGGGAATAATCCCCATATTGGCAAAGGCGGGTTTTACGGATATTACAAAGCCCGGTATGCTGGCTACGGCGGGACGGTTCATGACGATCCCCAAGGGTGCGGCATTTAAAAAGCTGGATTTGGAAAACATAAAACTTATCTTTGAAAAACACGGATACACAGTAAAGGAGGAGAAGAAATGA
- a CDS encoding Crp/Fnr family transcriptional regulator, with the protein MKCNYCTGECSHNLCMHKVPIFSSLSQEEMSHISSIIKHNNYQKGEILFSEGDSLRSLIIINEGRVKGFKITPEGREQILHVFSEGDFFGERNLFGGQKSAYTAEALETTKTCIFTKEDFYKILFAHPGIAVKIIETLEERIARMESTMQSMGVRSLDGRIGGLLLDFADKYGEPAPEGILIRLPLSREGIANFLGVARETVSRKLGQLETEGIIRPVGNKNILLLDGEALKAMSGKDT; encoded by the coding sequence ATGAAATGTAATTATTGCACGGGAGAATGTTCCCATAATCTTTGCATGCACAAAGTTCCTATATTTTCTTCCTTGAGCCAAGAGGAAATGAGCCATATCTCCTCCATAATAAAGCATAATAATTATCAGAAGGGTGAAATTCTCTTTTCGGAAGGGGACAGCCTCCGTTCTCTCATAATCATAAATGAAGGTCGTGTTAAAGGATTTAAGATTACACCTGAAGGCAGGGAACAGATTCTTCATGTGTTTTCCGAAGGAGATTTTTTTGGTGAACGGAACTTATTCGGCGGTCAAAAATCCGCTTATACGGCAGAGGCGCTGGAAACTACTAAAACTTGCATTTTTACAAAAGAAGATTTTTATAAAATATTATTTGCCCATCCGGGTATTGCTGTAAAGATCATCGAAACACTGGAAGAGCGAATTGCGCGCATGGAAAGTACGATGCAAAGCATGGGAGTACGCAGTCTGGATGGACGTATTGGCGGACTTCTTCTGGACTTTGCCGATAAATACGGGGAACCCGCACCGGAAGGAATCCTCATTCGTCTGCCTCTAAGCCGCGAAGGCATTGCCAATTTCCTCGGGGTCGCCCGCGAAACCGTAAGCAGGAAGCTCGGGCAATTGGAAACTGAAGGCATCATCCGTCCCGTCGGCAACAAAAATATTCTCCTGCTGGATGGCGAAGCCTTAAAAGCTATGTCCGGAAAGGATACATAA